Proteins encoded together in one Nitrospirota bacterium window:
- a CDS encoding alcohol dehydrogenase, with amino-acid sequence MTTMRVVQVTQPKGPFELKEREIPAPGPGKVRIKVQACGICHSDVYTKDGLWPGIQYPRIPGHEVAGVIDAVGPGVVGWQTGERVGVGWHGGHCGYCDSCRRGEFVTCPVAPQITGITCDGGYAEYMIAPSGTLALIPQGLSAEEAAPLMCAGVTTYNSLRNSGAQAGETVAVLGLGGLGHLGVQYASKMGMRTIAIARGKDKEPLAKNLGAQHYIDSQATDPSAELMKLGGAKIILATVTDAKAMNAAMGGLGLNGKMIILGAPHEPLQVPAVLLISGRRSVTGWPSGSSVDSQDTLAFSALTGVRSMNEVFPLERASEAYDRMMSGKARFRVVLTSSG; translated from the coding sequence GTGACCACCATGCGCGTCGTCCAGGTCACCCAGCCCAAGGGTCCATTCGAGCTGAAGGAGCGCGAGATCCCCGCGCCCGGACCCGGCAAGGTGCGCATCAAGGTTCAGGCTTGCGGCATCTGCCACAGCGACGTGTACACCAAAGACGGCCTCTGGCCCGGCATCCAGTACCCGCGCATCCCGGGGCACGAGGTGGCGGGTGTCATCGATGCGGTCGGCCCCGGCGTGGTGGGATGGCAAACCGGCGAGCGGGTGGGAGTGGGCTGGCACGGCGGACACTGCGGGTATTGCGATTCGTGCCGTCGCGGCGAGTTCGTGACGTGCCCGGTCGCGCCCCAGATCACCGGCATCACGTGCGATGGCGGCTACGCCGAATACATGATCGCGCCCTCGGGGACCTTGGCCCTGATCCCCCAAGGCCTGTCCGCCGAAGAAGCCGCGCCGTTGATGTGCGCCGGAGTCACCACCTACAACTCGCTGCGCAACAGCGGTGCACAGGCGGGCGAGACCGTGGCCGTGCTGGGCCTGGGCGGCCTCGGGCACCTGGGCGTGCAATACGCCAGCAAGATGGGCATGAGGACCATCGCGATCGCGCGCGGCAAAGACAAAGAACCGTTGGCCAAGAACCTCGGCGCACAACACTACATCGACAGCCAGGCCACAGACCCCTCGGCGGAGCTGATGAAGCTGGGCGGAGCCAAGATCATCCTCGCCACGGTCACGGATGCCAAAGCCATGAACGCGGCCATGGGCGGCCTGGGGCTGAACGGGAAAATGATCATCCTGGGCGCGCCCCACGAACCGCTCCAAGTGCCCGCTGTGTTGCTCATCTCCGGCCGCCGATCCGTCACGGGCTGGCCGTCGGGCTCGTCCGTCGATTCGCAGGACACCCTGGCGTTCAGTGCGTTGACGGGCGTTCGGTCGATGAACGAAGTCTTCCCCCTGGAGCGCGCATCAGAGGCCTATGATCGCATGATGAGTGGGAAGGCGCGGTTTCGAGTCGTGCTCACAAGCAGCGGTTGA
- a CDS encoding radical SAM protein, translated as MKSILYVWLPCKEIYPIGLTYLSNFIHSRHPEINQQILDLTPIPVERRKQVLREVIKQNKSDLVCFSWRDIQVFAPHEGDASLKYAFNFYHSLNPFKKAYASYKGLEFLWRYYQGIREFLGYPWLVAEEFPDTAVMIGGGAFSVFADQLIHKLPEGTIGILGEGEEAVLKVVEGKPLDDERYLIKQRGTVHTGKKGHYLPLTDFSLDVRYLSKIYPQHTVHRGNYIGVQTKRGCPYDCQFCEYPYIEGKEVRHRPPAAVLHDIKQHYEFWGTRKFWFTDAQFITGREAYVQVMEILERIKAERFQIEWSGYVRTSHITAELAKLMVATGVGDLEVAITSGSQAIINELHMGFSLEKLYEGCRHLKDAGFKGKVILNYSPNSPGETEQTLLESVQSYKKIAAILGEDHVFPMLFFLGVQPHTGFEDRLLTEGYLSQGYNPLSLNPLTIKKLLYNPPPFSKLIAKACLKAWEAKEKELRQTQEIARDLTGHYADTNLFAGVVKDSGRQVLINIERELEDPVVPSYSVPR; from the coding sequence ATGAAGTCGATCCTGTACGTCTGGCTGCCGTGCAAAGAGATCTACCCCATCGGCCTGACGTACCTCTCGAACTTCATTCACAGTCGGCATCCCGAGATCAACCAGCAGATCTTGGATCTGACGCCCATCCCGGTCGAGCGGCGCAAACAGGTGCTGCGCGAGGTGATCAAACAGAACAAGTCGGATCTCGTGTGTTTCTCTTGGCGCGACATCCAAGTGTTCGCGCCCCACGAGGGCGACGCCAGCCTGAAGTACGCGTTCAACTTCTACCACTCGCTCAACCCGTTCAAAAAAGCCTATGCGTCGTACAAGGGCTTGGAGTTTCTCTGGCGCTACTACCAAGGCATCCGCGAGTTCTTGGGGTACCCCTGGCTGGTGGCCGAGGAGTTCCCGGATACGGCCGTGATGATCGGCGGCGGCGCATTCTCTGTCTTTGCGGATCAGTTGATCCACAAGCTGCCGGAAGGCACCATCGGCATCCTGGGCGAGGGCGAAGAGGCGGTCCTGAAAGTCGTCGAGGGCAAGCCGTTGGATGACGAGCGGTATTTGATCAAACAGCGCGGCACGGTCCACACCGGGAAGAAAGGCCATTACCTGCCGTTGACCGACTTCAGCCTGGACGTGCGTTACCTGTCCAAGATCTACCCCCAGCACACTGTCCACCGCGGCAACTACATCGGCGTGCAGACCAAACGCGGCTGCCCCTACGACTGTCAGTTCTGCGAGTACCCCTACATCGAAGGCAAAGAGGTGCGGCATCGTCCGCCGGCCGCGGTCTTGCACGACATCAAGCAACACTACGAGTTCTGGGGCACGCGCAAGTTCTGGTTCACCGACGCGCAGTTCATCACCGGCCGCGAAGCCTACGTGCAGGTCATGGAAATCCTGGAGCGCATCAAGGCCGAGCGATTCCAGATCGAATGGTCCGGGTACGTGCGCACCAGCCACATCACCGCGGAGCTCGCCAAGTTGATGGTGGCTACCGGCGTGGGCGATCTAGAAGTCGCCATCACCTCGGGCTCGCAAGCCATCATCAACGAACTGCACATGGGTTTTTCTTTGGAGAAGCTCTACGAAGGCTGCCGGCATTTAAAGGATGCAGGCTTCAAAGGCAAAGTGATTCTGAACTACTCCCCCAACTCCCCGGGCGAAACCGAGCAAACCCTGCTGGAAAGCGTCCAATCCTACAAAAAGATCGCTGCGATCCTGGGCGAAGACCACGTCTTCCCCATGCTCTTCTTCCTGGGCGTGCAACCCCACACCGGATTCGAAGACCGGTTGCTGACCGAGGGCTACCTGTCTCAAGGTTACAACCCCCTGTCCCTCAACCCGCTGACCATCAAGAAGCTCCTCTACAACCCCCCGCCCTTCTCCAAGCTCATTGCCAAGGCCTGTTTGAAAGCATGGGAGGCGAAGGAGAAGGAACTGCGTCAGACGCAGGAAATCGCTCGAGATCTCACCGGGCACTACGCGGACACGAATCTGTTCGCCGGAGTGGTGAAGGACTCGGGCAGACAGGTGCTGATCAACATCGAGCGGGAACTGGAGGACCCCGTGGTCCCTAGCTATAGTGTCCCGAGATGA
- the galU gene encoding UTP--glucose-1-phosphate uridylyltransferase GalU, giving the protein MNASPIVKAVIPAAGLGTRFLPATKASPKEMLALVDKPLIQYVVEEAVAAGIQDIIIVTGRGKRAIEDHFDVAFELESTLRGQGKHKQLEEIQQITGLARFIYVRQREAKGLGHAVLQAGPGVGNETFAVLLGDDIIDHPLPAIQQLITMYHEVGVSVIGLQPVTRQEVNQYGIIQGREIKPGVYHISDLVEKPAPEQAPSTLAVIGRYVLTPDIFDILERTEPGRNGEIQLTDALRVLARQGRLYGKILDGQRHDAGDKLGFLKATVEFGLKSPELGPAFRKYLEQLRLG; this is encoded by the coding sequence ATGAATGCCTCACCCATCGTGAAGGCCGTCATCCCGGCCGCGGGGCTCGGTACCAGGTTCCTTCCTGCCACCAAGGCCTCGCCCAAAGAGATGCTCGCGCTTGTGGACAAGCCCCTCATCCAGTACGTGGTCGAGGAGGCGGTGGCCGCGGGGATCCAAGACATCATCATCGTGACCGGCCGCGGGAAACGCGCGATCGAAGATCACTTCGACGTGGCGTTCGAGTTGGAGTCCACGCTGCGGGGCCAGGGCAAGCACAAACAACTCGAGGAGATCCAACAGATCACGGGTCTGGCGCGGTTCATCTACGTGCGTCAGCGTGAGGCCAAGGGATTGGGGCACGCGGTCCTGCAGGCCGGACCCGGGGTGGGCAACGAAACATTTGCGGTCTTGTTGGGCGACGACATCATCGACCACCCGCTGCCCGCGATCCAACAGTTGATCACCATGTACCACGAGGTGGGCGTGAGCGTGATCGGGCTGCAGCCGGTGACGCGGCAGGAAGTGAATCAGTACGGCATCATCCAGGGACGCGAGATCAAACCGGGGGTCTATCACATCTCGGATCTGGTCGAGAAACCCGCGCCGGAGCAAGCCCCCTCGACCCTGGCCGTGATCGGCCGCTACGTGCTCACCCCGGATATTTTCGACATTCTTGAGCGCACGGAGCCGGGGCGAAACGGCGAGATCCAGTTGACGGACGCCCTGCGCGTGTTGGCGCGGCAAGGTCGGCTGTATGGAAAGATCCTCGACGGCCAGCGGCACGACGCCGGGGACAAGTTGGGGTTTCTGAAAGCCACGGTGGAATTCGGGCTCAAGAGCCCCGAGCTGGGGCCGGCGTTCCGGAAGTATCTGGAGCAACTGCGGTTGGGATAA
- a CDS encoding nucleotidyl transferase AbiEii/AbiGii toxin family protein → MFYEDVFRELDRRRIRYVVVGGVALVLHGVVRLTVDLDLIVQLERANLLAFVEAIDALGYRPRVPVPAREFVEPENRQRWKREKGMTVFSLFHPTDHGKLIDIFVDEPIPFQEIDQAKIMVKAADLSIPVISIPHLKRLKTIAGRAQDLADIEALEAIERMGGAS, encoded by the coding sequence ATGTTCTATGAAGACGTATTCCGGGAACTTGATCGCCGCCGTATCCGCTACGTCGTGGTCGGAGGAGTCGCGCTCGTCTTACACGGCGTTGTACGATTGACCGTTGATCTGGACCTGATAGTTCAGTTGGAGCGCGCCAACCTGCTGGCCTTCGTCGAAGCCATAGACGCACTGGGTTATCGCCCCCGCGTCCCGGTACCGGCCCGGGAATTCGTGGAGCCGGAGAATCGTCAACGCTGGAAGAGAGAAAAAGGCATGACCGTGTTCAGCCTTTTCCATCCGACTGATCACGGCAAGTTGATCGATATCTTCGTCGACGAGCCCATCCCGTTTCAGGAAATAGATCAGGCCAAAATCATGGTCAAAGCCGCCGACCTCAGCATTCCGGTCATCTCAATCCCTCACCTCAAACGTCTTAAGACGATCGCGGGCCGAGCGCAAGACCTGGCGGATATCGAAGCGCTCGAGGCCATCGAGCGCATGGGCGGTGCCTCATGA
- the lon gene encoding endopeptidase La produces the protein MLPVRDLVVFPHMVLPLFVGREMSIKAIDEALAGNRLVLLVAQRALDVENPQPKDLYAVGTVGMIMRMLKLPDGRIKILVQALTRVRVLDYAQTSPFYSVQTEKLPDALVPEIGLEIEALMRTVKEQLEKIIAFGKLMLPEIMVVIENLDEPGRLADMIASNLGLKVDVAQEVLEILDPVARLRRVNEILNKEIELLSMQQKIQAEAKGEMDRSQREYFLREQLKAIQKELGDVDERAEEINEFRKRIKQSKMPEKVFKEADKQLKRLEKMHPDSAEAATIRTYLEWMVEIPWSKKTKDNLDIPAAEKVLNADHYDLEKVKERILEFLAVRKMKQKMKGPILCFLGPPGVGKTSLGKSIARALGREFVRMSLGGVRDEAEIRGHRRTYVGSLPGRIIQGIKQGGSNNPVFMLDEVDKIGMDFRGDPAAALLEVLDPEQNHAFTDHYLGVPFDLSNTMFITTANLLDPIPGPLRDRMEVIDISGYTEEEKVGIAKNYLIPRQLSEHGISEKHVDLTETALRMIIAQYTREAGVRNLEREIANVFRKVARKVAEGKVKQYIITPKSLQSYLGIPKHLPEAEQEHDELGVATGLAWTESGGDIIYIEATTMKGKGGLTLTGHLGDVMKESAQAALSYIKSRQHEIGVKPDVFGKLDVHIHVPAGAIPKDGPSAGITMATALASVFTENPVRHDVAMTGEVTLRGRVLPIGGLKEKLLAAKRAGVKTVIIPKRNEKDLEDVPKHVKQGLHLVFAETMDDVLPVALRGFRMAKPRTQRPSPARQSRSLPINA, from the coding sequence ATGCTCCCGGTGCGGGATCTGGTGGTGTTCCCGCACATGGTGTTGCCGCTGTTCGTGGGCCGCGAGATGTCGATCAAGGCCATCGACGAGGCGCTCGCCGGCAACCGCCTGGTGCTGTTGGTGGCCCAACGCGCGCTGGACGTGGAGAATCCCCAGCCCAAGGACCTGTACGCGGTCGGGACGGTCGGGATGATCATGCGGATGCTCAAGCTGCCCGACGGCCGGATCAAGATCCTGGTGCAGGCGCTCACCCGGGTCCGCGTGCTCGACTACGCCCAGACCTCCCCGTTCTATTCGGTCCAGACCGAAAAGCTGCCCGACGCGCTCGTCCCGGAGATCGGCCTCGAGATCGAGGCGCTGATGCGGACGGTCAAGGAGCAACTCGAAAAGATCATCGCGTTCGGCAAGTTGATGTTGCCCGAGATCATGGTGGTCATCGAGAACCTCGACGAACCCGGCCGCTTGGCCGACATGATCGCCTCCAACCTGGGGCTGAAGGTGGACGTGGCCCAAGAGGTCTTGGAGATCCTGGATCCGGTGGCGCGGCTTCGGCGCGTGAACGAGATCCTCAACAAGGAGATCGAGCTGCTGTCCATGCAGCAGAAGATCCAGGCCGAAGCCAAGGGCGAGATGGACCGCAGCCAGCGCGAGTACTTTCTGCGCGAACAGCTCAAAGCGATCCAAAAAGAGCTGGGCGACGTCGATGAACGCGCCGAAGAGATCAATGAGTTCCGCAAGCGCATCAAGCAGTCCAAGATGCCGGAGAAGGTGTTCAAAGAAGCCGACAAACAACTCAAACGGCTGGAGAAGATGCACCCCGACTCGGCCGAGGCCGCCACGATCCGCACGTATCTGGAATGGATGGTCGAGATTCCGTGGAGCAAGAAGACCAAGGACAACCTGGACATCCCGGCCGCGGAAAAGGTGCTCAACGCCGATCACTATGACCTTGAGAAGGTCAAAGAACGCATCCTCGAATTCCTCGCGGTGCGCAAGATGAAGCAAAAGATGAAGGGTCCGATCCTGTGTTTTTTGGGCCCGCCCGGGGTGGGCAAAACCTCGCTGGGCAAGTCGATCGCGCGCGCGTTGGGCCGCGAGTTCGTCCGCATGTCGTTGGGCGGGGTGCGCGACGAGGCCGAGATCCGCGGGCACCGGCGCACGTACGTCGGCTCGTTGCCGGGCCGGATCATCCAAGGCATCAAGCAAGGGGGGTCCAACAACCCCGTGTTCATGCTGGACGAGGTGGACAAGATCGGCATGGACTTCCGCGGCGATCCCGCGGCGGCCCTGTTGGAGGTGCTGGATCCGGAGCAGAACCACGCGTTTACCGATCACTACCTGGGCGTGCCGTTCGACCTGTCCAACACCATGTTCATCACCACGGCGAATCTGCTCGACCCGATCCCCGGTCCGTTGCGCGACCGGATGGAAGTGATCGACATCTCCGGGTACACCGAAGAGGAAAAGGTCGGCATCGCCAAGAACTATCTCATTCCGCGCCAGTTGAGCGAACACGGGATCTCGGAGAAACACGTGGACCTCACCGAGACCGCGCTGCGGATGATCATTGCGCAATACACTCGCGAGGCCGGCGTGCGGAATCTCGAGCGCGAGATCGCCAACGTATTTCGTAAGGTGGCCCGCAAGGTCGCGGAAGGGAAGGTCAAACAGTACATCATCACCCCCAAGAGCCTGCAATCCTATCTGGGGATACCGAAACACCTGCCCGAGGCCGAGCAGGAACACGACGAGCTCGGCGTGGCCACGGGTTTGGCGTGGACCGAGTCGGGGGGCGACATCATCTACATCGAAGCCACCACCATGAAGGGCAAGGGCGGGCTCACGCTCACCGGTCACCTGGGCGACGTCATGAAGGAGTCCGCGCAGGCCGCGCTCAGCTACATCAAGTCCCGCCAGCACGAGATCGGCGTCAAACCCGACGTGTTCGGCAAGCTCGACGTCCACATCCACGTGCCCGCGGGCGCGATTCCCAAGGACGGGCCTTCAGCGGGCATCACCATGGCCACCGCCCTGGCCTCGGTGTTCACCGAGAATCCGGTCCGGCACGACGTGGCCATGACGGGCGAAGTCACGCTGCGCGGCCGCGTGTTGCCGATCGGGGGGCTCAAGGAAAAGCTCCTCGCGGCCAAGCGGGCGGGGGTGAAGACCGTGATCATCCCGAAGCGCAACGAAAAGGACCTCGAAGACGTGCCCAAACACGTCAAGCAGGGCTTGCACCTTGTGTTCGCCGAAACCATGGACGACGTGTTGCCGGTCGCGCTGCGGGGGTTTCGGATGGCCAAGCCGCGGACGCAGCGGCCGAGTCCGGCGCGCCAGAGTCGCTCTCTCCCCATCAACGCTTAG
- a CDS encoding Hsp20/alpha crystallin family protein, whose translation MGKQEPAVRTTTERLLARPILPEPEAPNTPLLDLYEIPDGLVVTVDLPGAVVQDLRIVVSQNNLTLEGTRQTGRDAGRGCYLRVERNSAAFHRVVHLPIPVNPHAAVARYERGVLTVTFPKIPDRRQKAIEISVQEG comes from the coding sequence ATGGGCAAGCAGGAACCCGCGGTACGGACAACGACCGAGCGCCTGTTGGCGCGGCCCATCCTGCCGGAGCCGGAAGCGCCCAACACGCCGCTCCTTGATCTCTACGAGATCCCTGACGGGTTGGTGGTGACGGTGGATCTTCCCGGCGCGGTGGTCCAGGACTTGCGGATCGTGGTCTCGCAGAATAACCTGACCCTGGAGGGCACTCGGCAGACGGGCCGCGACGCGGGACGCGGCTGTTACCTACGGGTGGAACGCAATTCCGCGGCGTTTCACCGTGTGGTGCATCTGCCGATTCCGGTCAACCCCCACGCGGCGGTCGCGCGGTACGAACGCGGCGTGCTCACCGTCACGTTCCCCAAGATCCCGGACCGAAGGCAGAAAGCGATCGAGATTTCGGTGCAGGAAGGATAG
- the mtgA gene encoding monofunctional biosynthetic peptidoglycan transglycosylase, translating into MTRSRQGSHRVRRTLAGVILAIAGVTAAYGTYVYLTLPDVRPLKTKNPTTTAFMALREQEYTKRDGRKPRKHQTWVPFRRISSHLVNAVLLAEDAGFYHHDGVDYHELWESLKINWRNRKVQRGASTITQQLAKNLYLSPERTVTRKFRELLITRRLEQELGKRRILELYLNVVEWGPHLYGVEQAAQTYFSVSARELTPAQSATLAGMLINPIRHTPLAPSSRLARRKRIILDRMVRYDKITQEEYRIALGLTLPAPDRPAPEAEPTPVAQPTVVEPPDDELAEDDAAPEPPLDAVVPPMELAEPPAELTEPPAADGPGGG; encoded by the coding sequence GTGACCCGATCCCGTCAGGGGTCGCACCGAGTACGCCGGACGCTGGCGGGGGTCATCCTTGCAATCGCCGGCGTCACGGCCGCCTACGGGACGTACGTATACCTGACGTTGCCCGACGTGCGTCCGCTCAAGACCAAGAACCCGACCACCACCGCGTTCATGGCGTTGCGCGAACAGGAGTACACCAAGCGTGACGGCCGGAAACCGCGCAAGCACCAAACATGGGTGCCGTTCCGTCGCATCTCGTCGCACCTGGTCAACGCGGTCCTGCTGGCGGAGGACGCGGGCTTTTACCACCACGACGGGGTGGATTACCACGAGCTCTGGGAGTCCCTGAAGATCAATTGGCGCAACCGAAAGGTCCAACGAGGCGCCAGCACCATCACCCAGCAGCTCGCGAAAAACTTGTACCTGTCGCCGGAGCGCACGGTCACCCGCAAGTTCCGCGAGTTGCTCATCACCCGACGCCTCGAACAGGAACTGGGCAAACGCCGGATCTTAGAGCTCTATCTGAACGTGGTGGAATGGGGTCCGCATCTGTACGGCGTGGAGCAGGCCGCGCAAACCTATTTCAGCGTCTCCGCGCGGGAGCTGACGCCCGCGCAATCCGCGACGCTCGCGGGCATGCTGATCAACCCGATTCGGCACACCCCGCTCGCGCCCTCCTCCCGGCTCGCGCGCCGTAAGCGCATCATCCTGGATCGCATGGTGCGGTACGACAAGATCACCCAAGAGGAGTACCGCATCGCGCTGGGCCTGACGCTGCCCGCCCCGGACCGCCCGGCACCGGAGGCAGAGCCCACGCCGGTGGCGCAGCCGACGGTGGTGGAGCCCCCCGACGACGAGCTGGCCGAGGATGACGCCGCGCCCGAGCCGCCCCTCGACGCCGTGGTCCCGCCCATGGAACTCGCCGAACCCCCGGCCGAACTGACCGAACCGCCGGCGGCCGATGGACCCGGCGGCGGGTAG
- a CDS encoding RNA-binding protein, with protein MGMRLYVGNLSFAASDGDLRELFGQVGQVQSAKVITDVYTGRSRGFGFVEMATRDEGQKAIDQFNGTPLKGRPIIVNEARPPARRQGNDSSATGPSPNT; from the coding sequence ATGGGGATGCGGCTCTATGTGGGCAATCTATCGTTTGCGGCCTCTGACGGCGATCTGCGCGAGCTGTTCGGCCAGGTCGGTCAGGTCCAGTCCGCCAAAGTCATCACGGATGTCTACACCGGCCGGTCGCGCGGCTTCGGGTTCGTGGAGATGGCCACGCGCGACGAGGGGCAGAAGGCGATCGACCAGTTCAACGGCACGCCGCTCAAGGGCCGACCCATCATCGTAAACGAAGCGCGGCCGCCCGCGCGCCGCCAGGGCAACGACTCCAGCGCCACGGGGCCCTCGCCGAATACCTGA
- the ubiE gene encoding bifunctional demethylmenaquinone methyltransferase/2-methoxy-6-polyprenyl-1,4-benzoquinol methylase UbiE, whose product MSRSPALPAPAEKERAVQRMFSAIARWYDLNNTVLSLGLHHRWKREAVEMTQAKPGDRVLDLCAGTCDLAILLGDAVGADGRVTACDLNAEMLEIGRQKIRKRRLDDRITCVLGNAESLQFADKTFDVLTVAFGLRNVTQLSMALAEMHRVLKPGGRAVCLEFSQPTNAAFRRAYDFYSFSLLPKIGTWIARDRTGVYQYLPDSIRHFPDQERFAAMWRQTGFHGVRYVNHSGGIVALHIGVK is encoded by the coding sequence ATGTCACGCTCCCCCGCCCTCCCCGCCCCTGCCGAAAAAGAGCGGGCTGTCCAGCGCATGTTTTCCGCCATTGCGCGCTGGTACGACCTCAACAACACGGTCTTGTCGCTGGGTCTTCACCACCGGTGGAAACGCGAGGCCGTAGAGATGACCCAAGCCAAACCCGGAGACCGCGTGCTCGACCTGTGCGCGGGCACGTGCGACCTCGCGATCTTACTCGGGGACGCGGTCGGTGCGGACGGGCGCGTCACCGCGTGCGACCTCAATGCGGAGATGTTGGAGATCGGCCGACAGAAGATCCGCAAACGCAGGCTGGACGACCGGATCACCTGCGTGCTGGGAAACGCGGAATCCCTGCAGTTCGCGGATAAGACGTTTGACGTCTTGACCGTGGCGTTCGGCCTGCGCAACGTCACGCAGCTGAGCATGGCCCTGGCGGAGATGCATCGCGTGCTCAAACCCGGAGGCCGTGCCGTGTGTCTGGAGTTCTCCCAGCCGACGAACGCGGCGTTTCGCAGGGCGTACGACTTCTACTCGTTCTCGCTCTTGCCCAAGATCGGCACCTGGATCGCTCGTGACCGTACTGGGGTGTATCAATACCTGCCCGACTCGATCCGCCATTTCCCGGACCAGGAGCGCTTTGCCGCCATGTGGCGGCAGACAGGCTTTCACGGCGTGCGGTACGTGAACCACTCCGGCGGCATTGTGGCGCTGCACATCGGGGTGAAATGA
- the coaE gene encoding dephospho-CoA kinase (Dephospho-CoA kinase (CoaE) performs the final step in coenzyme A biosynthesis.), with amino-acid sequence MIKVGLTGGIACGKSTVAAMFRDLGAYVIDADQLARAALAPGSPGARAVARAFGRDVAPNNVVDRAKLGALVFGHAKRRKRLEAIVHPFVFAAERRVAAEIASRDPDAVVVFDAALLIESGAYRRMDAVVVVSADQRTQLARLAARDGLTRAEALARIKSQWPLAKKRRVADYVVDGRRPKREIQRVVADIMVDLRARTHLR; translated from the coding sequence ATGATCAAGGTCGGTTTGACCGGCGGGATCGCCTGCGGCAAAAGCACGGTCGCGGCGATGTTTCGTGACCTGGGCGCCTACGTGATCGACGCGGACCAACTCGCCCGCGCGGCGCTTGCGCCGGGCTCACCGGGCGCCCGCGCGGTGGCGCGCGCGTTCGGCCGAGACGTGGCGCCGAACAATGTGGTGGATCGCGCCAAGTTGGGCGCCCTGGTCTTTGGCCACGCCAAGCGCCGGAAACGTCTGGAAGCGATCGTCCACCCCTTCGTGTTCGCGGCCGAACGCCGGGTGGCGGCCGAGATCGCCTCCCGCGATCCCGATGCCGTGGTGGTGTTCGACGCGGCGCTCCTGATCGAGAGCGGCGCGTACCGCCGCATGGACGCGGTGGTGGTGGTGAGCGCGGACCAGCGCACGCAGTTGGCCCGCTTGGCCGCGCGCGACGGCCTGACGCGCGCCGAGGCTCTGGCGAGGATCAAGAGCCAGTGGCCGCTGGCCAAAAAGCGGCGCGTCGCGGACTATGTGGTCGACGGCAGACGGCCGAAGCGCGAGATCCAGCGCGTGGTGGCGGATATCATGGTCGACCTGCGGGCGCGGACCCATCTTCGTTGA